The window CCGAGTTGGTCCGCCTCCTGCGCGACGGCCAGGTTGTCCGCGTCCATGCCGGCACCCCAGTAGCCGAGGTTGATCCCGAGCTGCATGCCGTTCCCCTTACCCATCAGTAACGTCCGTTGTGCGGGGAACACTAGCGCGGCCCCGCGGCCCACGGCAGTGCACGACCTGCGGTACGGCGGGTTCGCGGCGCCTGCCCGGAGGGCGGAAACCGGGTTGTCCACAGGTCACCCACGTGTCGGCCGTGGCCAGTAATCTCGCGACCATGGAGCAGAGGCATCTCGGCCGTACGGGCCTTCGCGTGTCCCGCATCGGCCTCGGCACCCTCACCTGGGGCCGGGACACCGACGAGCACGACGCCGCGGACATGCTGAAGGTGTTCTGGGAGGCGGGCGGCACCCTCGTCGACACGGCGGACGTCTACGGCGACGGACAGGCCGAGTATCTGCTCGGGCGGCTCATGGAGGGTCTCGTGCCCCGCCGTGACCTGGTCCTCTCGACCAAGGCGGGCAGCGTGCCGGACCCGGACCGGCGCTTCGACGGCTCCCGCGGCCATCTGCTGGCGGCGCTGGACGCCTCCCTCGCCCGCCTCGGCACGGACTACGTCGACGTGTGGCACGTCCACGCCTTCGACCCGCACACGCCGCTGGAGGAGACCCTGCACGCGGTCGACCTCGCCGTCGGCAGCGGCCGGGTGCGCTACGCGGGCGTCTCCAACTTCTGCGGCTGGCAACTGGCCAAGGCGGCGACCTGGCAGCTCGCGGCGCCCGGCGCCCGGACGCGGCTGGCGAGCACGCAGATGGAGTACTCGCTGCTGCAACGCGGCGTGGAACGCGAGGTGCTGCCCGCCGCGCTGGACCTGGGCGTCGGTCTGCTGCCGTCCTCACCGCTGGGCCGGGGCGTGCTGACCGGCAAGTACCGCAACGCGACACCGCCGGACTCGCGGGGCGCCTCGGAGCACCTGGCGCCGTTCGTCGAGCCGTACCTGGACGACACCGCGGGCCGCATCGTGGACGCGGTGTCCACGGCGGCGGACGGGCTGGCGGTGACCCCGCTCGAGGTGGCCCTCGCCTGGATCCGGGACCGGCCCGGCGTGGCCGCGCCGATCGTCGGCACCCGCAACGCGCAGCAGCTCACGGCCGTGCTGTCAGTGGAGGCGCTTAGTCTTCCTGACGAGATCTGCCGGGCCCTCGACGACGTGTCGGAGCCCGTGCACCGCTATCCCGATCACGACTGGAGCACGCTGTGAGCACGGAGCCGGAGACCACGGAACAGACCGGGCCTGGCACCCCG of the Streptomyces sp. NBC_01788 genome contains:
- a CDS encoding aldo/keto reductase — its product is MEQRHLGRTGLRVSRIGLGTLTWGRDTDEHDAADMLKVFWEAGGTLVDTADVYGDGQAEYLLGRLMEGLVPRRDLVLSTKAGSVPDPDRRFDGSRGHLLAALDASLARLGTDYVDVWHVHAFDPHTPLEETLHAVDLAVGSGRVRYAGVSNFCGWQLAKAATWQLAAPGARTRLASTQMEYSLLQRGVEREVLPAALDLGVGLLPSSPLGRGVLTGKYRNATPPDSRGASEHLAPFVEPYLDDTAGRIVDAVSTAADGLAVTPLEVALAWIRDRPGVAAPIVGTRNAQQLTAVLSVEALSLPDEICRALDDVSEPVHRYPDHDWSTL